From Desmodus rotundus isolate HL8 chromosome 10, HLdesRot8A.1, whole genome shotgun sequence, one genomic window encodes:
- the NAV1 gene encoding neuron navigator 1 isoform X5, whose amino-acid sequence MLHLPPPRARRTLRLPRSWDESSSISSGLSDASDNLSSEEFNASSSLNSLPTTPTASRRNSTVVLRTDSEKRSLAESGLSWFSESEEKTPRRLDYDSGSLKTESGSSKWRRERPESCDDAAKVAEMKKPISLGPPGSLKKGKTPPVAVTSPITHTAQSALKVAGKPEGKAADKGKLAVRNSGLQRSSSDAGRDRLGDAKKPPSGIARPSTSGSFGYKKPPPATGTATVMQTGGSATLSKIQKSSGIPVKPVNGRKTSLDVSNGPEPGFLAPGARSNIQYRSLPRPAKSSSMSVTGGRAGPRPVSSSIDPSLLSTKQASLTPSRLKEPSKVAGGRAAPAPVNQTDREKEKAKAKAVAMDTDNISLKSVSSPESTPKNQAGHPPATKLAELPPTPVRATAKSFVKPPSLANLDKVNSNSLDLPSSGDAHAPKVPDLHAASSAAGGSLSSCFTPSPAPILNINSASFSQGLELMSAFAVPKEPRMYPKLSGLHRSMESLQVPMSLPSAFAGSSPVPTPPAPPAVPPEEDVEELAWSGSPRPVQVDSDQRDRNTLPKKGLRYQLPSQEEAKDRRHSHTVGGLPESVDQAELPSPPALPVSLSAKGQLTNIVSPTAATAPRITRSNSIPTHEAAFELYSGSQMGSSLSLAERPKGMIRSGSFRDPADDVHGSVLSLASSASSTYSSAEERMQSEQIRKLRRELESSQEKVATLTSQLSANANLVAAFEQSLVNMTSRLRHLAETAEEKDTELLDLRETIDFLKRKNSEAQAVIQGALNASESTPKELRIKRQNSSDSISSLNSITSHSSVGSGKDADAKKKKKKSWLRSSFNKAFSIKKGPKSASSYSDIEEIATPDSSAPSSPKLQHGGSTETASPAGKSSHSSSLGVDAPEVPAHPAPHTRLFPTSEEEEPEKKEVSELRSELWEKEMKLTDIRLEALNSAHQLDQLRETMHNMQLEVDLLKAENDRLKVAPGPSSGSAPGQVPGSSALSSPRRSLGLALTHSFSPSLTDTDPSPMDGISSGPKEEATLRVVVRMPPQHIIRGDLKQQEFFLGCSKVSGKLDWKVLDEAVFQVFKDYISKMDPASTLGLSTESIHGYSISHVKRVLDAEPPEMPPCRRGVTNISVSLKGLKEKCVDSLVFETLIPKPMMQHYISLLLKHRRLVLSGPSGTGKTYLTNRLAEYLVERSGREVTEGIVSTFNMHQQSCKDLQLYLSNLANQIDRDTGIGDVPLVILLDDLSEAGSISELVNGALTCKYHKCPYIIGTTNQPVKMTPNHGLHLSFRMLTFSNNVEPANGFLVRYLRRKLLESDGDVNANKEELLRVLDWVPRLWYHLHTFLEKHSTSDFLIGPCFFLSCPIGIEDFRTWFIDLWNNSIIPYLQEGAKDGIKVHGQKAAWEDPVEWVRDTLPWPSAQQDQSKLYHLPPPTVGPHSIASPPEDRTVKDCTPSSLESDPLMAMLLKLQEAANYIESPDRETILDPNLQATL is encoded by the exons ATGCTCCACCTGCCCCCGCCCAGGGCGCGGAGGACTCTGCGCCTGCCCCGCAG ctgGGATGAGAGCAGCTCCATCAGCAGCGGCCTCAGCGATGCTTCTGACAACCTCAGCTCGGAAGAGTTCAATGCCAGCTCCTCGCTCAACTCCCTCCCGACCACTCCCACTGCCTCCCGGAGGAACTCCACCGTCGTG CTGCGCACCGACTCGGAGAAGCGCTCCCTGGCAGAGAGCGGGCTGAGCTGGTTCAGCGAGTCCGAGGAGAAGACGCCCAGGCGGCTGGACTACGACAGCGGCAGCCTGAAGACGGAGTCGGGCAGCTCCAAGTGGCGCAGGGAGCGGCCCGAGAGCTGCGATGACGCGGCCAAGGTCGCAGAGATGAAGAAGCCCATCAGCCTGGGCCCCCCGGGGTCCCTGAAGAAGGGCAAGACCCCGCCCGTGGCTGTCACGTCCCCCATCACCCACACAGCCCAGAGCGCCCTCAAAGTCGCAG GCAAGCCCGAAGGCAAAGCCGCGGATAAGGGCAAGCTGGCGGTGAGGAACTCCGGACTGCAGCGCTCCTCCTCCGACGCCGGCCGGGACCGCCTGGGAGATGCCAAGAAGCCCCCCTCGGGCATCGCCCGCCCGTCTACTTCGGGGTCTTTCGGCTACAAGAAGCCCCCTCCTGCCACGGGCACGGCCACCGTCATGCAGACAGGTGGTTCTGCCACGCTCAGCAAGATCCAGAAGTCCTCGGGCATCCCCGTGAAGCCGGTGAACGGGCGCAAGACCAGCCTGGACGTGTCCAACGGCCCGGAGCCCGGATTCCTGGCCCCCGGAGCCCGCTCCAACATCCAGTACCGCAGCCTGCCCCGGCCGGCCAAGTCCAGCTCCATGAGTGTGACCGGTGGGCGGGCCGGGCCGCGCCCCGTGAGCAGCAGCATCGACCCCAGCCTGCTCAGCACAAAGCAGGCCAGCCTCACCCCCTCCAGACTGAAGGAGCCTTCCAAGGTGGCTGGTGGGCGGGCCGCACCAGCCCCTGTCAATCAGACAGATCGGGAAAAGgagaaggccaaggccaaggctgtcgccatggacacagacaacatcTCCCTGAAGAGCGTCAGCTCCCCAGAGAGTACTCCCAAGAACCAGGCGGGCCACCCGCCAGCCACCAAGCTGGCAGAGCTGCCACCAACCCCTGTCAG GGCCACGGCGAAGAGCTTTGTCAAGCCACCCTCTCTGGCCAACCTAGACAAGGTCAACTCCAACAGTCTGGACCTGCCGTCCTCCGGGGACGCCCACGCCCCGAAGGTCCCCGACCTGCACGCTGCCAGCTCCGCGGCCGGCggctccctctcctcctgctTCACCCCCAGCCCGGCCCCCATCCTCAACATCAACTCCGCCAGCTTCTCCCAGGGCCTGGAGCTCATGAGTGCGTTCGCCGTCCCCAAGGAGCCCCGCATGTACCCCAAACTCTCGGGCCTGCACCGGAGCATGGAGTCCCTCCAGGTGCCCATGAGTCTGCCCAGCGCCTTCGCCGGCAGCTCCCCTGTGCCCACCCCACCAGCCCCCCCGGCCGTGCCCCCAGAGGAAGATGTGGAAGAGCTGGCCTGGAGTGGGAGCCCCCGACCCGTGCAGGTGGACAG TGACCAGCGGGACCGGAACACGCTGCCCAAGAAAGGGCTCAG GTACCAGCTTCCATCCCAGGAGGAGGCCAAGGACAGGCGACACTCCCATACCGTCGGTGGGCTGCCCGAATCCGTTGACCAGGCGGAGCTGCCGTCCCCCCCTGCGCTGCCCGTGTCCTTGAGTGCAAAGGGCCAGCTCACCAACATAG tGAGTCCCACTGCGGCCACCGCGCCAAGAATCACTCGCTCCAACAGCATCCCCACCCACGAGGCGGCCTTCGAGCTGTACAGCGGCTCCCAAATGGGGAGCAGCCTGTCCCTGGCCGAGAGACCCAAGGGCATGATCCGGTCAGGATCCTTCCGAGACCCCGCGGACGATG TGCATGGCTCAGTGCTGTCCTTGGCCTCCAGTGCGTCCTCCACTTACTCCTCA GCGGAGGAGAGGATGCAGTCCGAG CAAATCCGCAAGCTTCGCCGGGAACTGGAGTCGTCGCAGGAGAAGGTGGCCACCCTGACGTCCCAGCTGTCTGCCAAC GCGAACCTGGTGGCGGCTTTCGAGCAGAGCCTGGTGAACATGACGTCCCGCCTGCGACACCTGGCGGAGACAGCTGAGGAGAAG GACACAGAGTTACTGGACCTGCGGGAGACCATAGACTTCCTGAAGAGGAAGAACTCCGAGGCCCAGGCTGTCATTCAGGGGGCGCTCAACGCCTCGGAGTCCACACCCAAAG agctCCGGATCAAGAGGCAGAACTCCTCCGACAGCATCTCCAGCCTGAACAGCATCACCAGCCACTCCAGCGTGGGCAGCGGCAAGGACGCAGACgcgaagaagaagaagaagaagagctgg CTTCGAAGCTCCTTCAACAAAGCCTTCAGTATAAAGAAGGGGCCCAAGTCGGCATCCTCCTACTCCGACATTGAGGAGATTGCCACCCCCGACTCCTCGGCACCCTCGTCCCCCAAGCTGCAGCACGGGGGGTCCACGGAGACAGCCTCGCCCGCTGGCAAGTCCTCCCACTCATCCTCCCTGGGCGTCGACGCCCCCGA ggtccctgctcacccagccccccacacgCGGCTGTTCCCCACCAGCGAGGAGGAGGAGCCGGAGAAGAAGGAGGTGTCGGAGCTGCGCTCCGAGCTGTGGGAGAAGGAGATGAAGCTGACGGACATCCGCCTGGAGGCCCTGAACTCCGCCCACCAGCTGGACCAGCTCCGGGAAACCATGCACAACATGCAG CTGGAGGTGGACCTGCTCAAGGCAGAGAATGACCGGCTGAAGGTCGCCCCTGGCCCCTCATCGGGCTCCGCTCCAGGGCAGGTCCCTGGGTCGTCGGCGCTGTCGTCCCCTCGCCGCTCGCTGGGCCTGGCGCTCACCCACTCCTTCAGCCCGAGTCTCACGGACACGG ACCCGTCCCCCATGGACGGCATCAGCAGTGGCCCCAAGGAGGAGGCCACCCTcagggtggtggtgaggatgccGCCGCAGCACATCATCCGCGGG GACTTGAAGCAGCAGGAGTTCTTCCTGGGGTGCAGCAAGGTCAGCGGAAAGCTCGACTGGAAGGTGCTGGACGAAGCTGTTTTCCAGGTGTTCAAG GACTACATTTCCAAGATGGACCCGGCCTCCACCCTGGGGCTCAGCACCGAGTCCATCCATGGCTACAGCATCAGCCACGTGAAGCGGGTGTTGGATGCGGAGCCCCCAGAGATGCCGCCGTGCCGCCGCGGCGTCACTAACATATCCGTGTCCCTCAAAG GTCTGAAGGAGAAGTGCGTGGACAGCCTGGTGTTCGAGACGCTGATCCCCAAGCCTATGATGCAGCATTACATCAGCCTGCTGCTCAAGCATCGGCGCCTGGTCCTCTCGGGCCCCAGCGGCACGGGCAAGACCTACCTGACCAATCGGCTGGCGGAGTACCTGGTGGAGCGCTCCGGCCGCGAGGTCACCGAGGGCATCGTCAGCACCTTCAACATGCACCAGCAGTCTTGCAAG GACCTGCAGCTGTATCTCTCCAACCTGGCCAACCAGATAGACCGGGACACAGGAATCGGGGACGTCCCCCTGGTGATCCTACTGGACGACCTGAGTGAGGCGGGCTCCATCAGCGAGCTGGTCAACGGGGCCCTCACCTGCAAGTACCACAAGTG CCCCTACATCATAGGGACGACGAATCAGCCCGTGAAGATGACACCCAATCACGGTTTGCACCTGAGCTTCAG GATGCTGACCTTCTCCAACAACGTGGAGCCGGCCAACGGCTTCCTGGTTCGCTACCTGAGGCGGAAGCTGCTGGAGTCGGACGGCGACGTCAACGCCAATAAGGAGGAGCTGCTGCGGGTGCTGGACTGGGTGCCCAGGCTGTGGTACCACCTGCACACCTTCCTGGAGAAGCACAGCACCTCCGACTTCCTCATCG GCCCTTGCTTCTTTCTGTCCTGCCCCATCGGCATTGAGGACTTCCGGACCTGGTTCATAGACCTGTGGAACAACTCCATCATCCCCTACCTGCAGGAGGGGGCCAAGGACGGGATCAAG GTGCACGGGCAGAAAGCCGCTTGGGAGGACCCCGTGGAGTGGGTCCGGGACACGCTCCCCTGGCCGTCAGCCCAACAGGACCAATCAAAGCTGtaccacctgcccccacccaccgTGGGCCCTCACAGCATCGCCTCGCCTCCTGAGGACAGGACGGTCAAAGACTGCACCCCGAGTTCTCTGGAGTCGGACCCTCTG